In the Oryza glaberrima chromosome 6, OglaRS2, whole genome shotgun sequence genome, one interval contains:
- the LOC127777365 gene encoding proline-rich receptor-like protein kinase PERK12 isoform X2 — translation MSSESDQAPSPSSPSSSGNGSNKAPPPEESDNSSSNGSSSSSPTPPSSQSSDSDSGGGSSSPSQGSSSPSPPPPSGSSSESHSSPPPAPPQSSSSSSSSSGGGSKSSPEAPSPPSESSGNGGGGGGGGRSSPPPNWSPPPQQQQQHQSGGSTPSPPPSPSSNQPPPSSGSSASSSEPSPPRSSPPLSPPQSSGGNNGQPPKPSGGQQQAPPQSPPSAANQSVVFIPVQVASNSPPGMLPPPQVIDATPSGAILSTNFPGGRNSTAGSSNTSLSQQQHTTVSSTAQASSSGHIAAAIAGAAVTGLLCAIVAIYLIVSSRRKKKMDGLVYHYDGNNYFVPSSQFGGSSRNHHPPPSAIMLNSGGASADGGGYYNSGTFSGGEGTGPAGSKSRFSYEELTGITSNFSRDNVIGEGGFGCVYKGWLSDGKCVAVKQLKAGSGQGEREFQAEVEIISRVHHRHLVSLVGYCIAEDHRLLVYDFVSNDTLEHHLHGRGMPVMDWPTRLRIAIGAAKGLAYLHEDCHPRIIHRDIKTANILLDYSWEAQVADFGLAKLANDTHTHVSTRIMGTFGYLAPEYASSGKLTDRSDVFSFGVVLLELITGRKPVDQTQPLGEESLVEWARPVLADAVETGDLSELVDPRLEGAYNRNEMMTMVEAAAACVRHSAPKRPRMVQVMRVLDEGSMTDLSNGIKVGQSQVFTGGSDAADIQQLRRIAFASEEFTGEFEQRTTNSNSESRPMNRIPE, via the exons ATGTCATCGGAATCGGATCAAGCCCCCTCGCCAAGCTCGCCCTCGTCGTCAGGAAATGGTTCCAACAAGGCGCCTCCGCCGGAAGAGTCTGATAATTCGAGCAGCAAtgggtcgtcgtcgtctagcCCGACACCTCCTTCGTCGCAGagctccgactccgactccggaGGAGGCTCGAGTTCGCCGTCACAAGGCTCGTCCTCGCCTagcccgcctccgccgtcggggAGCTCTTCCGAGTCGCATtcgtctccaccgccggcgccgccccagtcttcttcttcttcttcttcttcgagtGGTGGAGGTTCCAAGTCTTCGCCGGAGGCACCGTCTCCACCATCCGAGTCATCTGGaaatggtggcggtggtggcggcggcggccgctcctcgccgccgccaaacTGGTCGCCCcctccgcagcagcagcagcagcaccagtcCGGAGGCTCAACTCCATcacctcctccgtctccgtccTCTAACCAGCCACCGCCATCGAGTGGCTCGTCAGCGTCATCGTCGGAACCATCTCCGCCTCGCTCATCGCCGCCGCTATCGCCGCCGCAATCAAGTGGCGGCAATAATGGCCAACCGCCTAAACCTTCCGGCGGGCAGCAGCAAGCTCCTCCGCAGTCACCTCCGTCGGCGGCGAACCAGTCGGTGGTGTTCATTCCCGTCCAGGTGGCGTCGAACAGCCCTCCCGGAATGCTGCCGCCACCGCAGGTGATCGACGCCACGCCCTCCGGCGCCATCTTGTCGACCAACTTCCCCGGAGGAAGAAACAGCACGGCGGGCTCCTCCAACACTTCATTGTCACAGCAGCAACACACAACCGTAAGCTCGACGGCCCAGGCCAGCAGCAGCGGCCACatagccgccgccatcgccggcgccgcggtcaCGGGCCTCCTGTGTGCCATAGTGGCCATCTACCTCATCGTGTCgagccggaggaagaagaagatggatgGGCTGGTCTACCACTACG ATGGCAACAACTACTTCGTGCCATCGTCTCAGTTTGGCGGGTCAAGCCGCAaccaccacccaccaccgtCGGCGATTATGCTCAACTCCGGTGGGGCGTcagcggacggcggcgggtACTACAATTCGGGGACATTCTCGGGCGGAGAGGGGACAGGGCCGGCGGGGTCCAAGTCGCGGTTCAGCTACGAGGAGCTGACGGGGATCACCAGCAACTTCTCGCGGGACAACGTGATCGGCGAGGGCGGGTTTGGGTGCGTGTACAAGGGGTGGCTAAGCGACGGCAAGTGCGTGGCCGTGAAGCAGCTCAAGGCCGGGAGCGGGCAGGGGGAGCGGGAGTTCCAGGCGGAGGTGGAGATCATCAGCCgcgtccaccaccgccacctcgtctcCCTCGTCGGCTACTGCATCGCCGAggaccaccgcctcctcgtctACGACTTCGTCTCCAACGACACCCTCGAACACCACCTTCATg GCCGTGGCATGCCAGTGATGGACTGGCCGACGAGGCTGCGGATTGCCATTGGTGCAGCCAAGGGGCTAGCATACCTACACGAGGACT GCCACCCGCGGATTATCCACCGGGACATCAAGACCGCCAATATCCTACTGGACTACTCGTGGGAAGCACAG GTGGCAGACTTTGGGCTTGCGAAGCTGGCGAATGATACGCACACTCACGTGTCGACGCGCATCATGGGCACCTTCGGGTACCTAGCGCCAGAGTACGCCTCCAGCGGCAAGCTCACGGACCGCTCCGACGTCTTCTCCTTTGGTGTCGTCCTACTGGAGCTCATCACCGGCCGCAAGCCGGTTGACCAGACGCAGCCCCTCGGAGAGGAGAGCCTCGTCGAATGG GCACGACCAGTGCTGGCGGATGCGGTAGAGACGGGTGATCTCAGTGAGCTGGTTGATCCACGGCTAGAGGGCGCATACAACCGCAATGAGATGATGACGATGGTGGAAGCAGCGGCCGCATGTGTTCGCCACTCCGCTCCCAAACGGCCGCGGATGGTGCAGGTGATGCGGGTACTAGATGAGGGGAGCATGACAGACCTTAGCAATGGGATCAAGGTGGGGCAGAGCCAAGTGTTCACTGGTGGCAGCGACGCGGCTGACATCCAGCAACTCCGTCGTATCGCATTCGCCTCTGAGGAGTTCACCGGAGAGTTTGAGCAGAGAACAACCAACTCCAACTCTGAGTCGCGGCCGATGAATCGGATACCAGAATAA
- the LOC127777365 gene encoding proline-rich receptor-like protein kinase PERK12 isoform X1, with product MSSESDQAPSPSSPSSSGNGSNKAPPPEESDNSSSNGSSSSSPTPPSSQSSDSDSGGGSSSPSQGSSSPSPPPPSGSSSESHSSPPPAPPQSSSSSSSSSGGGSKSSPEAPSPPSESSGNGGGGGGGGRSSPPPNWSPPPQQQQQHQSGGSTPSPPPSPSSNQPPPSSGSSASSSEPSPPRSSPPLSPPQSSGGNNGQPPKPSGGQQQAPPQSPPSAANQSVVFIPVQVASNSPPGMLPPPQVIDATPSGAILSTNFPGGRNSTAGSSNTSLSQQQHTTVSSTAQASSSGHIAAAIAGAAVTGLLCAIVAIYLIVSSRRKKKMDGLVYHYDGNNYFVPSSQFGGSSRNHHPPPSAIMLNSGGASADGGGYYNSGTFSGGEGTGPAGSKSRFSYEELTGITSNFSRDNVIGEGGFGCVYKGWLSDGKCVAVKQLKAGSGQGEREFQAEVEIISRVHHRHLVSLVGYCIAEDHRLLVYDFVSNDTLEHHLHGRGMPVMDWPTRLRIAIGAAKGLAYLHEDCHPRIIHRDIKTANILLDYSWEAQVRIYSTSISPASCHLQFKVPWCLMLPSMVAQVADFGLAKLANDTHTHVSTRIMGTFGYLAPEYASSGKLTDRSDVFSFGVVLLELITGRKPVDQTQPLGEESLVEWARPVLADAVETGDLSELVDPRLEGAYNRNEMMTMVEAAAACVRHSAPKRPRMVQVMRVLDEGSMTDLSNGIKVGQSQVFTGGSDAADIQQLRRIAFASEEFTGEFEQRTTNSNSESRPMNRIPE from the exons ATGTCATCGGAATCGGATCAAGCCCCCTCGCCAAGCTCGCCCTCGTCGTCAGGAAATGGTTCCAACAAGGCGCCTCCGCCGGAAGAGTCTGATAATTCGAGCAGCAAtgggtcgtcgtcgtctagcCCGACACCTCCTTCGTCGCAGagctccgactccgactccggaGGAGGCTCGAGTTCGCCGTCACAAGGCTCGTCCTCGCCTagcccgcctccgccgtcggggAGCTCTTCCGAGTCGCATtcgtctccaccgccggcgccgccccagtcttcttcttcttcttcttcttcgagtGGTGGAGGTTCCAAGTCTTCGCCGGAGGCACCGTCTCCACCATCCGAGTCATCTGGaaatggtggcggtggtggcggcggcggccgctcctcgccgccgccaaacTGGTCGCCCcctccgcagcagcagcagcagcaccagtcCGGAGGCTCAACTCCATcacctcctccgtctccgtccTCTAACCAGCCACCGCCATCGAGTGGCTCGTCAGCGTCATCGTCGGAACCATCTCCGCCTCGCTCATCGCCGCCGCTATCGCCGCCGCAATCAAGTGGCGGCAATAATGGCCAACCGCCTAAACCTTCCGGCGGGCAGCAGCAAGCTCCTCCGCAGTCACCTCCGTCGGCGGCGAACCAGTCGGTGGTGTTCATTCCCGTCCAGGTGGCGTCGAACAGCCCTCCCGGAATGCTGCCGCCACCGCAGGTGATCGACGCCACGCCCTCCGGCGCCATCTTGTCGACCAACTTCCCCGGAGGAAGAAACAGCACGGCGGGCTCCTCCAACACTTCATTGTCACAGCAGCAACACACAACCGTAAGCTCGACGGCCCAGGCCAGCAGCAGCGGCCACatagccgccgccatcgccggcgccgcggtcaCGGGCCTCCTGTGTGCCATAGTGGCCATCTACCTCATCGTGTCgagccggaggaagaagaagatggatgGGCTGGTCTACCACTACG ATGGCAACAACTACTTCGTGCCATCGTCTCAGTTTGGCGGGTCAAGCCGCAaccaccacccaccaccgtCGGCGATTATGCTCAACTCCGGTGGGGCGTcagcggacggcggcgggtACTACAATTCGGGGACATTCTCGGGCGGAGAGGGGACAGGGCCGGCGGGGTCCAAGTCGCGGTTCAGCTACGAGGAGCTGACGGGGATCACCAGCAACTTCTCGCGGGACAACGTGATCGGCGAGGGCGGGTTTGGGTGCGTGTACAAGGGGTGGCTAAGCGACGGCAAGTGCGTGGCCGTGAAGCAGCTCAAGGCCGGGAGCGGGCAGGGGGAGCGGGAGTTCCAGGCGGAGGTGGAGATCATCAGCCgcgtccaccaccgccacctcgtctcCCTCGTCGGCTACTGCATCGCCGAggaccaccgcctcctcgtctACGACTTCGTCTCCAACGACACCCTCGAACACCACCTTCATg GCCGTGGCATGCCAGTGATGGACTGGCCGACGAGGCTGCGGATTGCCATTGGTGCAGCCAAGGGGCTAGCATACCTACACGAGGACT GCCACCCGCGGATTATCCACCGGGACATCAAGACCGCCAATATCCTACTGGACTACTCGTGGGAAGCACAGGTACGCATATACAGTACATCGATCTCCCCAGCCAGCTGCCATCTTCAATTCAAAGTTCCATGGTGTTTGATGCTTCCATCCATGGTGGCGCAGGTGGCAGACTTTGGGCTTGCGAAGCTGGCGAATGATACGCACACTCACGTGTCGACGCGCATCATGGGCACCTTCGGGTACCTAGCGCCAGAGTACGCCTCCAGCGGCAAGCTCACGGACCGCTCCGACGTCTTCTCCTTTGGTGTCGTCCTACTGGAGCTCATCACCGGCCGCAAGCCGGTTGACCAGACGCAGCCCCTCGGAGAGGAGAGCCTCGTCGAATGG GCACGACCAGTGCTGGCGGATGCGGTAGAGACGGGTGATCTCAGTGAGCTGGTTGATCCACGGCTAGAGGGCGCATACAACCGCAATGAGATGATGACGATGGTGGAAGCAGCGGCCGCATGTGTTCGCCACTCCGCTCCCAAACGGCCGCGGATGGTGCAGGTGATGCGGGTACTAGATGAGGGGAGCATGACAGACCTTAGCAATGGGATCAAGGTGGGGCAGAGCCAAGTGTTCACTGGTGGCAGCGACGCGGCTGACATCCAGCAACTCCGTCGTATCGCATTCGCCTCTGAGGAGTTCACCGGAGAGTTTGAGCAGAGAACAACCAACTCCAACTCTGAGTCGCGGCCGATGAATCGGATACCAGAATAA